A genomic window from Streptomyces sp. 846.5 includes:
- a CDS encoding DUF1003 domain-containing protein, which produces MYTPHVPPDPATEHHPVVLAHEAKRASDLQVRIADGITRFAGSMLFVYLHAVIFTVWMLWVERSPWPTLTLVVSLEAIFLSTFVMIGQNRQASFQQAKADHDFVEQELELKTNTELTRAIHAMTTELHRRLVDQQPDGG; this is translated from the coding sequence ATGTACACCCCCCACGTCCCACCCGACCCGGCGACCGAGCACCATCCCGTCGTACTCGCCCACGAGGCGAAGCGCGCCTCCGACCTGCAGGTGCGGATCGCCGACGGGATCACCCGATTCGCCGGGTCGATGCTGTTCGTCTACCTCCATGCGGTGATCTTCACGGTGTGGATGCTGTGGGTGGAGCGCAGTCCCTGGCCGACGCTGACCCTGGTGGTCTCGCTGGAGGCGATCTTCCTGTCCACCTTTGTGATGATCGGTCAGAACCGGCAGGCCTCCTTCCAGCAGGCCAAGGCCGACCACGACTTCGTCGAGCAGGAGCTGGAGCTCAAGACCAACACCGAGCTCACCCGCGCCATCCACGCCATGACCACCGAGCTGCACCGCCGCCTGGTGGACCAGCAGCCGGACGGCGGGTGA
- a CDS encoding MFS transporter, translating into MRVSDILPLSPRYKWVALSNTTLGVFMATLDASIVIIAMPAIFRGIGLDPLAPGNISYLLWLIMGYLLVTAVLVVALGRLGDIYGRVRIYNLGFAVFSATSLALSLDPLHGAGGALWLIGFRILQAVGGAMLMANSAAILTDAFPTEQRGMALGVNQIAGLSGQFLGLVAGGLLATVDWRAVFWVNVPIGVVGTVWSYRSLREIGARRSARIDWAGNLTFTCGALALLAGITYGIQPYGGHPTGWTNPLVLGMLGGGVLLLVVFGLVETRVAEPMFHLGLFRIRAFSAGNAASLLTAIARGGLQFIVIIWLQGVWLPLHGYAYESTPLWAGIALIPLTVGFLISGPISGYLSDRFGARTFASSGLLLMAGSFVGLLFLPVDFSYPVFAVIVFANGIGQGMFSAPNTSAIMGSVPPERRGAASGMRATFQNSGVSLSIGIFFSLMVTGLAGSLPQTLSSGLQAQGVPASVAGPVASLPPVSTLFAAFLGQNPIGHLLAPSGVLKTLPRHNADTLTGTQFFPHLISGPLHHGLTVVFVAAATMAVVAATASLLRGRDTRRDGGRDGRRGADGSPRPAPIRDDAAHQA; encoded by the coding sequence ATGCGTGTATCCGACATCCTTCCCCTGAGCCCCCGTTACAAGTGGGTAGCGCTGTCCAACACCACCCTCGGCGTCTTCATGGCCACCCTGGACGCCTCGATCGTGATCATCGCCATGCCGGCCATCTTCCGGGGCATCGGACTGGACCCGCTCGCCCCCGGCAACATCAGCTACCTGCTCTGGCTGATCATGGGGTACCTGCTGGTCACAGCGGTGCTGGTGGTGGCCCTCGGCCGGCTCGGGGACATCTACGGGCGGGTCAGGATCTACAACCTCGGCTTCGCCGTGTTCAGCGCCACCTCGCTGGCGCTCTCGCTGGACCCGCTGCACGGCGCAGGGGGCGCGCTATGGCTGATCGGCTTCCGCATCCTGCAGGCCGTCGGCGGCGCCATGCTGATGGCCAACTCCGCCGCGATCCTCACCGACGCCTTCCCCACCGAGCAACGCGGCATGGCCCTGGGCGTCAACCAGATCGCCGGCCTGTCCGGACAGTTCCTCGGCCTGGTCGCCGGCGGGCTGCTGGCCACCGTGGACTGGCGGGCGGTCTTCTGGGTGAACGTCCCGATCGGCGTCGTCGGCACCGTGTGGTCCTACCGCAGCCTGCGCGAGATCGGCGCCAGGCGCTCGGCCCGGATCGACTGGGCCGGGAACCTGACCTTCACCTGCGGCGCGCTGGCCCTGCTCGCCGGGATCACCTACGGCATCCAGCCCTACGGCGGCCACCCGACCGGCTGGACCAATCCGTTGGTGCTCGGCATGCTGGGCGGCGGGGTGCTGCTGCTGGTGGTGTTCGGGCTTGTGGAGACCCGGGTGGCCGAGCCGATGTTCCATCTGGGGCTGTTCCGGATCCGGGCCTTCTCGGCCGGGAACGCCGCCTCGCTGCTGACCGCGATCGCCCGCGGCGGGCTGCAGTTCATCGTGATCATCTGGCTGCAGGGGGTATGGCTGCCGCTGCACGGCTACGCCTACGAGTCCACCCCGCTGTGGGCCGGGATCGCGCTGATCCCGCTCACCGTCGGCTTCCTGATCTCCGGGCCGATCAGCGGCTACCTCTCCGACCGCTTCGGCGCGCGCACCTTCGCCAGCAGCGGCCTGCTGCTGATGGCCGGCTCCTTCGTCGGACTGCTGTTCCTGCCGGTCGACTTCTCCTACCCGGTGTTCGCCGTCATCGTCTTCGCCAACGGAATCGGCCAGGGCATGTTCTCCGCGCCCAACACCTCCGCCATCATGGGCAGCGTGCCGCCCGAGCGGCGCGGCGCGGCCTCCGGGATGCGGGCCACCTTCCAGAACTCGGGGGTGTCGCTGTCCATCGGCATCTTCTTCTCGCTGATGGTCACCGGGCTGGCCGGATCCCTGCCGCAGACCCTGAGTTCGGGCCTGCAGGCGCAGGGCGTGCCGGCCTCGGTGGCCGGTCCGGTCGCCTCGCTGCCACCGGTCTCCACCCTCTTCGCGGCCTTCCTCGGCCAGAACCCGATCGGCCATCTGCTGGCCCCCTCGGGGGTATTGAAGACCCTCCCCCGGCACAACGCCGACACCCTGACGGGCACTCAGTTCTTCCCCCATCTGATCTCGGGGCCGCTGCACCACGGACTGACGGTCGTCTTCGTCGCGGCCGCGACCATGGCCGTGGTCGCCGCCACGGCGTCGCTGCTGCGCGGCCGCGACACCCGGCGGGACGGCGGGCGCGACGGACGGCGCGGCGCGGACGGATCCCCGCGACCGGCGCCGATCCGGGATGATGCTGCGCACCAGGCCTGA